The genomic stretch GTTTTACCCCCTCGGCGATTTTGGAGGGGAACCCCACCACGCCCGGAAAGCAGTCTATCACCAGCAATGACCAAAAGCAAGGGGAAGCAATGACACCACCTGACAACAGATGGCAACAGAGTGAGCAACCGATTCTCACACGATCTATGCCATTCAGGCAACCCTGGCTTCGCTTACCTGGTTCTGGAGAAGAGCGCCTCTTCTTCTCTTCACGTTTATGAGGACATTCAGGTTTCAGTGTTCAATAGCGCGTCTCAATTCCAGGCTCCGCCAGTTGAAGTTCGCGTTTTTTGGAGAGCAACTGCTTTGAGGGCGCTGGCGTCCTACCTGGGAGAAAGGGTTCCATAGCGCGCAGAAAGTTGAGATAGACCTGCTGCTGCTCGTGGATGATGCCCGTCGGCCCCAGATCCCACCATTCGCGCGGTGTGAAGTAGGCGGAGACCTCGGCTTCAGCGCCGCCGCGCCCAAACCACTGAATCAGATGCAGGTTATCCGATTGCCCCAGCCAGAGCGCCAGATCAAGCAGTTCGGGGTTCTCGGTGAGCTTTGCCAGCCCGTGGGTCTGGAGCATCAGTTGGAAGATGGCCTGCTGCGCGCTGTTCCCTAGAAAGAACTCCATGCCGCCGCTGCCTGCCCAGGTGCTGGGCCAGCCAGGCAGCGGCAGATAGAACGATTCGTCGCGGTGCATAGCAATAATCTCGCCTGGTGTGCGCGTTTGCGCGCCGCGCCGCGAAAGTTCATCAGGCAGGCGTCTCAGAAATTCAAAGATACCACTGTCGTAGCGATGATGCTCGCCAAAGGTTTCGTAGTCCCAGCCGATCAGCACAAAATCGCCCCAGGCTTCGCGCAGCCAATGGGCATAGGTTTCGGCGAGCAGGGGCCAGCCATTCCACGAGCGGTTAGAAAAGCGATAGCCGACGTCATCGCTGAGCGCCAGATGGCGCGGCAGCAGCTTGAGCTTACCTGAATAGTGATAGAGATGGGTCGCTTCACGCCAGCCCAGCACCCAGGGTCGTCCGTCAAGCAACCCTCCGGTAAATCCAGCCTGATCGAGCGCGTCATAGAGGACGGGGGACATACACATTTCGGTGGTATCAGTGATCTGAGGCTTGCGGCCAAAAATATGCCCCATCTCTGTGCGCATCCAGCGCATGCGCTGAATGAAGAGCGGCTGGTCGTAGAGAAAGAGGAAGCTGTGGTAGGGTTCGACGCCGACCAGTTCTACATTTGGCTCAGCCACCAGCGCCTTGAAGCGATCCAGCAGCGCCGGATCCCAGGCTTCCGCCTGCCGCAGAAAGGAGAGCGAGAACCCGATACTGAGTTTAAGGCCCTGGCGTACCAGCCCAAGAAAACTTTCGGTTGCCGGGTAATAGCACTGCGTAGCGACTTTGCGGAAATAGCGCTCATTCATCGCTTCGTCAAACAGGCAGCGGGTAATATCCTCAATTGAAGCGCCCTGCGGAATGGGCTGGGCAGGAAGTTTAATCCGGCGTGGTTGATGCACCACCGTATAAATCACGAGATTGCGGGCCATCCGCGTTTCCTCTCGATCTATCCAACTAATCCAGCACCAGGCTCTGTTTGCGGGCCAGATACCCTAGTTTGCCTATCAGATTCTCAATAGCTTCTTCCCAAATAAATGCGCGGGCTGTCTGATACCCGGCGTTGCGAATTTTCTCCAATTCGTCGCGGTGCTGCTGGAAATAGAGGAGATAGCCAACGATCTCATCCGGGTCGTCGGTTTCCAGCGCAATCGCGTTCTCAAAAGAGACAGCGTAATCTTCGCCTGTTGAGCCGGTGAAGGCAACACCACAAGCCGCCATGACTTCCAGTCCCACCAGTCCAAATGGCTCGTGTCCGCTGTTTGCCAGAACGGCATCGGCCCCGCGATAGCAGGCGCGTACAAACTCTTCAGGCACAAAAAAACGCAAGTTATAAATGTCGGCTTCGCCGCTCTGAGCAAGCAGCATGAAGCAATCTTCAGGGGATGGGCGCGAGGCGCCCACATCACGTACCACCAGCCCAAGATGGCGCGCGTGGTTTAAGACCTCGCCGCCATGCGGCTCGATGCCACCACGCATAATCATGGTGACTGGTTGGCCGCTATATTTCAGGCGCGCGACGGCTTCAACGGCCATCATCCAGCGCTTATCGGGATCGAAGCGGCCAATCTTGAAGAGAACCAGCCGATCCGGGTTGCCCTGCTGCGCGATCTGGCGCAGCTGCTGATACTGGCTTTCTTCGACTGGCTCCAGAAAGCGGCGCGGGATGCCGTTGGGTACGACCAGGGGATTCACACCCCAACTCCAGAGCCGATGTTTCATGTAGCGACTGACGGTAAGAATGGTGCTGCTGTAGTTCAGGCGCCCCCAGTTAATGCGGTGCAGCGACATCAGGCTGTTGATGTTCCAGACCATCAGCACGCGATGCCTCAAGTTGTGCCAGTGGAGCAGATCGGAGATGCGGCTCATCACCTCTGCGGTGTGCCAGTCTTCGCCCATGATGACGACGAGCTTGCCCTGGCTGACGGCAGGTTCGACGATTTCTGCATAGATATGCGGGGGGACGCTCTCGCTGTAATCATAGATTTTGGCTTCTTCCCCGTCATAGACGCCGCTCAGGTAGTATTTGCTGATCCATTGGCTCCAGCGCTTCAGAATCAGCTTGCCGCCGCTGCGCTCCTCTATGGCCGGTTTGGTTGGGTCGCCCACGAAGATCAGGTGGGTGGTGTAGCCAAGCTCGGCAAGTGTCTCGGTGAGTTCGGTCACGCGCGTACCCAGCCCGCCTGCGGTGGAATAGACATCTGGCCCTTCAAAACAGAGGGAGACAAAAATGGTGTTCTGCGGGGAAATGGCGAGTCCATAACGCCCATCGCTCATTGTCTTATCTCATTTCTTCTCTGCTGAAAGCAGGTTATTTGTGATGGAGTTCGCGCCTTATTTGGGGACAGTAAGCGAGATGAGCGCGCCCGCGCCTGGCTGAGACTGAAAGGAGAGAATACCATCCACCAGGGCGGCGCGCTCACGCATGTTGAGCAGCCCCCAGCTTCCACGCTGCGCATAGTTTTGTCTGATCGCCTGCACGTCAAAGCCGACGCCATCGTCGCGCACCGTGATGAGCAGGGCGTGCGGTTCCTCATGTATCTCAATCCAACAGTTGCGCGCCCGGCTGTGTTTCAAGGCATTGTTAACCGCTTCTTGCGTAATGGCGAAGACCGTTGCCTCGGTCTGGTGAGACAGGCGCTGTTGATATTCACCAAGCAAGTGCATTTTAGGACCACCCAGCGACTTGAATCGCTCCAAAAACCGTTCCAGGGCAACGGCCAGCCCTTCGGATTCCAGCACTAAGGGACGCAGATCAAAAAGCATATCGCGGACATCGCGCGTGACCCGTGTGACTTGCTCCCCGATTCCACGTAGTTCCTCATCAACTTTTTCTGGCTCGTGGATGAGCAGCTTGCGCGCAAAATCGAGGCGCATGGCAATCGAAGCTAGCACCTGGGCAGGTCCGTCATGCAAGTCGCGGGCCAGGCGTTTGCGGAGGTCTTCCTGCACGCTGATAATCTGATCGCGCTCGGCGCGCAGCCCCTGGTAGAAGCGCGAGTTCGCAACGGCTGTGGCTGCCTGGGCAGCCAGGGTACGCAGCAGGTCGAGATCGCGGGCATCAAACCCGCTCTGGCTGGAGGTATGCGCTGTTTCGAGTACACCGATTACCCGACCCTTAAAGACCAGGGGAACACAGGCAATAGCGATGGGCTGGACGCCCAGCATCTCGGCATCTACACTGCTCTGCTCTGGCGAGAAACGGGAGTCTGCTCCGACCTGATTGACGATGACCGGGGCGGCATTGCCTGCGACCCACCCGGCGATGCCTTGACCCAGGACCAGCGTTTTGCGCACTTGCGGCTGATTGCTGGCGCCTGCGCCGCTATCCGCTGGTTGATGGCCGTTCACTCTCGCAGCCAGCAAGGCATGTGGCCCCGCGGCAAATGAGGCGAGCAAAGATGTTCCGCTGGCTGGCCCAGGCTTGCTCGCGCTGGTGCGCACCAGTGCTTCTACAGCCAGCAATTCGGTGGTGGGGTCCAAGGTGAGCAGCGCGCTGGCTGAACAAACCACCAGGCTCAGCGCGGCCTCTGTAACCTGACGCAGCAGCCGGGGTAGGTCTAATTCGGCGTTCAAGGCGTTGGAGATTGTCTGCAAGACGAGCAGCGCGCGCATCTGCTCACGCTGCAACTCGTTCTGGCGCTGCAAGCGATCACACTCGTTCAGCAGATATTGGTAGTCATCCGCCTCCAAAGGCTGGGCAGTTTCACGTGGACCGTTTATCATCATGTATTGTCTGTCTCCGCCCGGTTCTTCCCTTGTTTCGACTCGGCCCCTGTGAGCGGCCTGGTTCTCATTTTCTCTGCGGGGCGCGGCTGCACATAGCGCACACCCAGCAGCGCCAGCACTGCCAGGCCAAAGAAGACCAGCGCATGTTTCAAGTGGTAGCTATTGGGGTTGCCGCTGATGCTAAAGATGAGGATATGCGGGATCCCTGGGATGAGATAATAGACCCCGATGCCTGCGCAGGCGACGGCGATCAGGACGACGATGACAAACATGCCAAGACTACGCATACGACAGCCCCCTTTCTTTAGCCAGTGCCATGTACTCTTAGGTATAGGTATGATCTCAATCCGCTGGCTAGCCCCTCCAGAAAAAGAGGGTCAGCGCCAGCAAGCCAGCCCCCCAACAATAGAAGGCAAAAGGGTCTAAGCGACCAAGCTCAAAATAGCGCATCAAAAAGCGCGTGCTGAGATAAGCCGCTGTTCCGGCAATGACGCCACCGACGACGGCAATGAGCAGCAGTTGCGTATCAGCGAAGAGTTTGGGGACTTCCAGCACGCCTGCCGCCAGAATAAGCGGGGTGGCAAGCAGGAATGCAAAGCGCGCGGCGGCTTTGTGGTTTAAGCCGTGTGAGAGTCCGGCAACCATCGTGACGCCGGAGCGCGAGATCCCTGGGATCAGGGCCAGGGCTTGCATCGCCCCAATAAATAAGGCGCCTTTCCAGGTCAACTGGTCCAGGTCGTGGAAGATCATCTCCTGCTTCTGGCGATCAAAGGCTTTTGGCTCGGCGCGCCTGCGCAGGAGTTCGCCTAGAAAGAGGATAGAGCCGTTGATAATCAGGAATACGGCGGCCAGTTCAGGGATAGAAAACAACGATGCCAACGGTTTCTCAAAGATCAGGCCGATCAAGCCTGCCGGAACGGTCCCGATGACGATAAGCCAGGAGAGGCGCTCGTTGGGATCTTCGCCAATTTTGCCTTTGGCAACCGTGCGGATAAAGGCGCGAATCAAGGCCAGCCAATCGCGCCGGAAGAAGAGCAGGAGCGCGGCGGCTGTACCCAGGTGGAGCATTACGATCAAAGGCAGAAACGTATCGCTGTCGAGCAGGTCACCCCACCTCAGCGCGCCGGGAAGAACGACTGTGTGGCCCAGGCTGCTTACTGGAAACAGTTCGGTGACGCCTTGCAGCGCGGCAAGAACGAGCGCTTTGATCCAGTCCATACGTGTATCTCTCTTCTCCCAATAATTCAGGTGGATTCACCTGGAAATGATGCGCCAGAGTCGTTCGGGTTTGTGCGCAGCAGCCAGACGCTATCAGGGCTGGCCGAATTGGTTGATATTCTGCTGCTGCTCCTGGTAGTTGCTGGCGTAGTGCGTCTTGCCATCACTGCCCGTAATGAAATAGTAGTAGGTTGTGTCGGGGGGATGGATGGCCTGGGTGAATGCATCGAGGCCAGGGCTACAAATCGGGCCTGGTGTCAATCCCTCGATCTTATAAGTGTCATAGGGATTGGTTGGATATTGGCTTCCGCCCTGCTGTAACTGCGGCCAGGGGGTATCAGTAGTACCCAGCCAGTACTGCAACGTGGGATCAGCTT from Ktedonobacterales bacterium encodes the following:
- a CDS encoding GAF domain-containing sensor histidine kinase, giving the protein MMINGPRETAQPLEADDYQYLLNECDRLQRQNELQREQMRALLVLQTISNALNAELDLPRLLRQVTEAALSLVVCSASALLTLDPTTELLAVEALVRTSASKPGPASGTSLLASFAAGPHALLAARVNGHQPADSGAGASNQPQVRKTLVLGQGIAGWVAGNAAPVIVNQVGADSRFSPEQSSVDAEMLGVQPIAIACVPLVFKGRVIGVLETAHTSSQSGFDARDLDLLRTLAAQAATAVANSRFYQGLRAERDQIISVQEDLRKRLARDLHDGPAQVLASIAMRLDFARKLLIHEPEKVDEELRGIGEQVTRVTRDVRDMLFDLRPLVLESEGLAVALERFLERFKSLGGPKMHLLGEYQQRLSHQTEATVFAITQEAVNNALKHSRARNCWIEIHEEPHALLITVRDDGVGFDVQAIRQNYAQRGSWGLLNMRERAALVDGILSFQSQPGAGALISLTVPK
- a CDS encoding glycosyltransferase → MSDGRYGLAISPQNTIFVSLCFEGPDVYSTAGGLGTRVTELTETLAELGYTTHLIFVGDPTKPAIEERSGGKLILKRWSQWISKYYLSGVYDGEEAKIYDYSESVPPHIYAEIVEPAVSQGKLVVIMGEDWHTAEVMSRISDLLHWHNLRHRVLMVWNINSLMSLHRINWGRLNYSSTILTVSRYMKHRLWSWGVNPLVVPNGIPRRFLEPVEESQYQQLRQIAQQGNPDRLVLFKIGRFDPDKRWMMAVEAVARLKYSGQPVTMIMRGGIEPHGGEVLNHARHLGLVVRDVGASRPSPEDCFMLLAQSGEADIYNLRFFVPEEFVRACYRGADAVLANSGHEPFGLVGLEVMAACGVAFTGSTGEDYAVSFENAIALETDDPDEIVGYLLYFQQHRDELEKIRNAGYQTARAFIWEEAIENLIGKLGYLARKQSLVLD
- a CDS encoding undecaprenyl-diphosphate phosphatase, whose product is MDWIKALVLAALQGVTELFPVSSLGHTVVLPGALRWGDLLDSDTFLPLIVMLHLGTAAALLLFFRRDWLALIRAFIRTVAKGKIGEDPNERLSWLIVIGTVPAGLIGLIFEKPLASLFSIPELAAVFLIINGSILFLGELLRRRAEPKAFDRQKQEMIFHDLDQLTWKGALFIGAMQALALIPGISRSGVTMVAGLSHGLNHKAAARFAFLLATPLILAAGVLEVPKLFADTQLLLIAVVGGVIAGTAAYLSTRFLMRYFELGRLDPFAFYCWGAGLLALTLFFWRG